The sequence CGTGGTCGGCTTCACCGGCGCGGGGCGGGACGTCACCCGCGCTGATGTGGGACGGCAGGCGCTCATCGGTCTCTTCGCCCAGTTCGGATACTGCACCGCGGTGTACGCGGCCGTCGCCTCGGGCGTCGCCACCGGCACCACGGCGCTGATCGACGCCGTGCAGCCGCTCATCATCGCCGTCCTCGTGGGTCCGCTGCTCGGACTGCGTGTGCGCGGGGCGCAGTGGGCCGGGCTTCTGATCGGCGCGGCGGGCGTGCTCCTGGTGGTGCGCTCGCAGCTCGACGACTCGACCGCGCACCCCGCCGCCTACGTCTGGCCTGCCCTCGCCATGGCCAGCCTCATCGTCGGCACCTTCCTCCAGCGCCGTTCGGAACCGCGTACGGGCACGCTTGTCACGCTCACCATCCACGTGAGCGTGACCGCACTGGCTCTCGTGCCGGTCGCCGCAGTCTTCGGTGCCCTCGCGCCGCCGGCATCCGCATCGTTCTGGATCGCCGCCGGGTTCGCCGCTGTCTTCCCGACGCTCGCCGCGTACGGGCTCTACTGGTGGCTGCTGCGCCGGGTCGGCATCACCGCTCTGAACGCGCTGCTCTTCCTGATCGCGCCGACGACCGCGCTGGCCGGAGCGCTGCTGCTGGGTGAACCGCTCACCCTCGTCACCCTCGGCGGATTCGCCCTCTGTGCCGCCGGTGTGGCCGCGGTGCTCGTGAGCGAGACGCGCGCCGTGCATAACTCCTCAGAATCGTCGGGAGATTCGCGATCCGGGGCTCTGGGCTCGGTTTCGCGCGCGTTCATTGAGGAGTTGTGAACACCCTCCCGATAGTTGCGCTTTCGCAACTATCGGAGTATGGTTGACCTCGATCAACTTTCTACGCAGGAGCGTTACCCCCGTGACACACACCCCATCCTCAGCACCCGAAGCCACCCGCTCGGCCCGCGAGGTCTTCACCGCGATCTCCGGACTCGTCGTCGGCATGTTCGTCGCCGTGCTCTCGGGCACCGTCGTGTCGACCTCGATGCCGGTCATCATCGCCGACCTCGGCGGCACCCAGTCCCAATACACCTGGGTCATCACCGCGAGCCTTCTGGCCACCGCCGTCTCGACCCCCATCTGGGGCAAGCTCGCCGACCTCGTCGACCGCAAGGTCCTCGTGCAGATCTCGCTCATCCTCTTCACCGTCGGCACCGTGATCGCCGGCTTCTCGACCGACACGAACATGCTCATCGCGGTTCGCGTCATCCAGGGCATCGGCGTCGGCGGCCTCATGTCGCTCGTCATGATCGCCGTGGCCCTCATCATCTCCCCGCGTGAGCGCGGCAAGTACATGGGCGTCGTCGGCGGCATCATGGCCCTCGGCACCATCGGCGGCCCGCTGCTCGGCGGACTCCTCACCGACGTGTGGGGCTGGCGCTCCAACTTCTTCGTCGGCGTGCCGTTCGCGATCCTCGCCCTCGTCCTGCTGCAGTTCACGCTGCACCTGCCCAAGCCGCAGCGTGACAGCAAGGTCTCGATCGACTACTTCGGCATCGTGCTCCTCGCGGTCGGCGTCTCGACCCTGCTCATCTGGGTCTCGATGGGCGGCAGCCAGTTCGACTGGGACTCCTCGACGAGCATCATGCTCGCCGTCATCGCCGGAGTCGCGATCGCCGCCTTCATCACGGTCGAGTTCTTCGTCAAGGAACCGATCGTGCCGATGTCGCTGTTCCGCAACCGCACCTTCACGCTGTCGGTCATCGCCTCGATCGCCATCGGCGTCTCGATGTTCGCCACCTCGGTGTTCCTCGCGCAGTACTTCCAGCTGGCTCGTGGCGCCACGCCCACCGAGTCCGGCCTGATGACCATCCCGATGATCATCGGCCAGATGGGTGCGTCGATCATCATCGGCCAGCTCGTGAGCCGCTTCGGCAAGTGGAAGGGCTGGATGCTGACGGGCTCGGTCCTCGCCACCATCGGCGTCAGCCTGATGGCCACCCTGCGCTACGACACCCCGTTCCCGCTGGTCGCCGTCTACATGTTCATCCTCGGTGCGGGCCTCGGCATGGTCATGCAGAACCTCACGCTCATCGTGCAGAACGACACTGCTCCGCAGCAGCTGGGCGCCGCGTCGTCGAACGTGAACTTCTTCCGCACGATCGCCGGCACCATCGGCGTCACGGTCATGGGTGCGATGCTGTCGACCAGCGTCGCGTCGTACATCACCGACTCGCTCGAGGGCTTCACGCCGACGACCCCCGCCGAGGTCGATGCGCTCAAGCACCTCGCCTCGGGTGATGTGCCGAAGGTCGGACAGCTGCCCGACACGATCCGCACGATCGTCGAGGGTGCTTACGGCCACGGCATCGCCGACTCGTTCATCATCGCCATCCCGCTCGCGGTGATCGCCATCATCGCGATCGCGTTCATCAAGAACAAGCCGTTGTCGACGAAGAACGCCGCCGAGCAGATGCTCGAGCAGGCGGAGGAATCCGTCATCGAGGTCTCCGAGGCCGAGGTCGGCGCGTCGCTCTCCACCGGGGCCATCCGGCTCGGGGGTGCGGAGTCCGCGTCGCCCGCGACCGGTTCGGTGCGCGTCCTCGAACGCGAAGATCGGGACCAGGAGCGCTGAGATGCTCGCCCCCGAAGCGGTCGAGCAGGCGGATGTCGACAGCGCGCTCGGTGACCTCCAGGCGCACCTGAACCTTATCTTCGCGAGGACCAGGTCGCTCTGGAAGGAGTCTGCAGCTCGGGTGCACCCCGAGCTGCAGGTGGCCGGGTACAAGCTGCTGACATTCATCGCCCGGGCGGGCACCGCGAACGCGCATGAGCTGGCCGAGCGGTTCGAGATGGACAAGTCGGTCATCAGCCGTCAGGTGCGGATGCTGGAGGAGGCAGGACTCCTCGAGTCCCGGCCGGACGAGCGGGACGGGCGGCTCCGGGTGCTGAGCGCGACGCCGTCGGCCTGCGAGGCGCTCGCCGAGGTCCGCCGCGAATACGGCACACGCCTGCAGGCCGTGGTCGACGAGCTGACGCCCGACGAGATCCAGGCCGCATCCAAGGTGTTCCGACTCCTCGCCGAGGTCTGAGTGAAGCCCCGCTGTCACGTTCGACAGTCGGGCTTCGCCGTACACTGGCGAGCATGAGCGCCTCGTCCGACGCCCCCGCCGACGCCCCCGCATCTCCCTCTGAAGAGGGCCGTCTGAGCGGGGCGGATCTCGACCAGGCCGTCACCAGGGTCGAGCAGGAACTCGGCCGTCTGTTCGCGCGGATCCGTATCAGCTGGCGCGAGGCCGCCGCGACCGTCCACCCCGAACTGCAGCCGCTGGGATACCAGGTGCTCACGTCGATCGCGACAGGCAAGGCGACCTCGGCGGGTGCGATCATCGAGCACCTGCAGACCGACAAGTCGGCGGTGAGTCGTCAGGTGCGTCAGCTCGAGCAGCTCGGACTCGTCGAGAGCGTGCACGATCCGGAGGACCGCCGCGCACGCGTCCTCGTCGCGACCGACCTGGCGCAGGAGCGGATCGCCGTCGCCCGCTCCCGCTACGAGGGCCGCATCGGCGAGCGGCTGCGCAAGTGGACGGCCGCCGACCTCGACCACTTCGCCGACCTGCTGTCGGCCCTCGGTGGCAACTGAGGGGAATACGAGGCTCGCCCCGAGCCTTACCTCCCACTGTGACTCTCTTCGATCCGGCCGTCTTCGGCGCCCTGCAGCTGTCCAATCGCGTCGTCATGGCGCCGCTCACCCGCACCCGCGCGGATGACGACGGCGTGCCCACCGAGGTGATGGCGGAGTACTACCGGCAGCGCGCGGGTCAGGGCCTCATCATCTCCGAGGGCACCTGGCCGGCTGCCGAGGGCAAGTCCTATGCGGGCCAGCCGGGCATCGTCACGCCCGCCCAGATCGAGGGGTGGCGGCCCGTCACCGCGGCGGTCCACGAGGCGGGCGGCACGATCGTCATGCAGCTGATGCACGGTGGCCGAGTGGGGCACCCGGAGATCTCCGGGCAGCCGCGCGTGGTCGCCCCGAGCCCGCTCGCCGCACCGGGTCAGACGCACACGCCCGTGGGGAAGGTCGATCTCCCGGTGGCTCACGCGCTCACCCTCGATGAGATCCCCGAGGTCGTCGAGCAGTTCGCGCAGGCCGCGCGCAACGCGATCGCCGCGGGCTTCGACGGCGTCGAGGTGCACGGTGCCAACGGCTACCTGGTGCACGAGTTCCTCTCGCCGGTCTCGAACATCCGTGACGACCAGTACGGCGGGTCGCCCGAGAACCGCGCCCGCTTCGCGATCGAGGTCACGACAGCCGTCGCGGCGGCGGTGGGAGCCGACCGCACCGGCATCCGGCTGTCGCCGCAGCACAACATCCAGGGTGTGCTCGAAGAGGACGACGCGGACGTCCACGCGACCTACGCCGCCGTCGCCCAGGGCCTCGCCCCGCTCGGTCTCGCCTTCATCGATGTGCTGAGTGCTGCGCCGACGAGCGCGCTCGTGCAAGAGGACATCCGCCGCACGGCCGGCGCAGCGTTGATCATCAACACCGGCTTCGGCGTCGTCACGACGCGGGAGGAGGCCGAGGCGCTGGTCGACGACGGATGGGCGGATGCCGTGGCCGCCGGCCGCCCCGTGATCGCCAACCCCGATCTGGTGGCGCGGTGGCGTGAGGGGACCGAGCTCAACGACCCGCGCCCGCAGCTGTTCTACGGGCGGACCGCCGAGGGGTACACGGACTACCCCTCGCTGGAGAGCGTGCGCGCCGGGGTCTGAGGGCTCATCGGGATGCGCCCTCCTTGGCAGTTGCCGGTGCGACGCGCAGACTGATGGCCGTCCACGAGACGGGCGGCAGCTCGACGACCGCGACGCCTTCGGAGTGGACGAGAGTCTCGTTCTGGCGAAGGGTCACGCGCTCCGGATCTTCGAGCGTGTTCACGGCGTAGACATCGTCGTCGCTGAGGGTGCGTGCAGACGCTTCCAGGACCGTGCCGAAGTCCGCGATATCGAAAGAGAGTGTCACCGGGTCGGTCTGCGATCGGTTGACCAGGAACACGCTGACGCTGCCTGTGGCGGCGTCGAAC is a genomic window of Microbacterium maritypicum containing:
- a CDS encoding alkene reductase, translated to MTLFDPAVFGALQLSNRVVMAPLTRTRADDDGVPTEVMAEYYRQRAGQGLIISEGTWPAAEGKSYAGQPGIVTPAQIEGWRPVTAAVHEAGGTIVMQLMHGGRVGHPEISGQPRVVAPSPLAAPGQTHTPVGKVDLPVAHALTLDEIPEVVEQFAQAARNAIAAGFDGVEVHGANGYLVHEFLSPVSNIRDDQYGGSPENRARFAIEVTTAVAAAVGADRTGIRLSPQHNIQGVLEEDDADVHATYAAVAQGLAPLGLAFIDVLSAAPTSALVQEDIRRTAGAALIINTGFGVVTTREEAEALVDDGWADAVAAGRPVIANPDLVARWREGTELNDPRPQLFYGRTAEGYTDYPSLESVRAGV
- a CDS encoding DMT family transporter translates to MGIQVGIVRVGVTIAASVAFVVTWSSGFLVPAIAAVEVPPLTLLVWRFVPLAVILLAVVGFTGAGRDVTRADVGRQALIGLFAQFGYCTAVYAAVASGVATGTTALIDAVQPLIIAVLVGPLLGLRVRGAQWAGLLIGAAGVLLVVRSQLDDSTAHPAAYVWPALAMASLIVGTFLQRRSEPRTGTLVTLTIHVSVTALALVPVAAVFGALAPPASASFWIAAGFAAVFPTLAAYGLYWWLLRRVGITALNALLFLIAPTTALAGALLLGEPLTLVTLGGFALCAAGVAAVLVSETRAVHNSSESSGDSRSGALGSVSRAFIEEL
- a CDS encoding MarR family winged helix-turn-helix transcriptional regulator, which produces MLAPEAVEQADVDSALGDLQAHLNLIFARTRSLWKESAARVHPELQVAGYKLLTFIARAGTANAHELAERFEMDKSVISRQVRMLEEAGLLESRPDERDGRLRVLSATPSACEALAEVRREYGTRLQAVVDELTPDEIQAASKVFRLLAEV
- a CDS encoding MarR family winged helix-turn-helix transcriptional regulator, with the translated sequence MSASSDAPADAPASPSEEGRLSGADLDQAVTRVEQELGRLFARIRISWREAAATVHPELQPLGYQVLTSIATGKATSAGAIIEHLQTDKSAVSRQVRQLEQLGLVESVHDPEDRRARVLVATDLAQERIAVARSRYEGRIGERLRKWTAADLDHFADLLSALGGN
- a CDS encoding MDR family MFS transporter encodes the protein MGVWLTSINFLRRSVTPVTHTPSSAPEATRSAREVFTAISGLVVGMFVAVLSGTVVSTSMPVIIADLGGTQSQYTWVITASLLATAVSTPIWGKLADLVDRKVLVQISLILFTVGTVIAGFSTDTNMLIAVRVIQGIGVGGLMSLVMIAVALIISPRERGKYMGVVGGIMALGTIGGPLLGGLLTDVWGWRSNFFVGVPFAILALVLLQFTLHLPKPQRDSKVSIDYFGIVLLAVGVSTLLIWVSMGGSQFDWDSSTSIMLAVIAGVAIAAFITVEFFVKEPIVPMSLFRNRTFTLSVIASIAIGVSMFATSVFLAQYFQLARGATPTESGLMTIPMIIGQMGASIIIGQLVSRFGKWKGWMLTGSVLATIGVSLMATLRYDTPFPLVAVYMFILGAGLGMVMQNLTLIVQNDTAPQQLGAASSNVNFFRTIAGTIGVTVMGAMLSTSVASYITDSLEGFTPTTPAEVDALKHLASGDVPKVGQLPDTIRTIVEGAYGHGIADSFIIAIPLAVIAIIAIAFIKNKPLSTKNAAEQMLEQAEESVIEVSEAEVGASLSTGAIRLGGAESASPATGSVRVLEREDRDQER